One Deinococcus grandis DNA window includes the following coding sequences:
- a CDS encoding 30S ribosomal protein S1, with translation MEDNTQTPAQQGGTQPTTGTTPSTPTPVEEREYPAMTMEDILASEAQEPQNVSRGDIVDGTIVFIGQEGIAVDIGAKVEGIIPLNQLGDEPVTLEQAQEMYKSGEQIEAYVVRVDLPNSQIVLSKKRADQDKGWRVLEKMQEAEEAFEVEVLEKVRGGLVAQVEGIRAFLPASQVDTRRVNDLDPYVGKPLMVKLIELNRKRNRVIISHRAILEAQKAQAREATVGQLEAGAQFEGEVVEITDFGVFVNLGGIDGLVHRSELTYGRFNHPRDVVKVGDKVQVQVMDVDNDRERINLSMKALTQDPWEGATDRYSIGQKVTGKVTNLTNFGAFVELESGLEGLVHVSEMSWTKRVRHPNEVMKEGDEVEAVILRIDPKDRRISLGIRQTTDDPWSALPDRYPPGTPVKGKITGMTDFGVFMEIEEGIEGLIHISELDLNRVNNPADLFKKGDEIEAVILNIDPVEQRASLSRRRFLGGGAAPTQRDYVSQGGGARSDRYSGGQGGQRGGGRRREGGADYAYNAKDAQQGGKISTKLGDVYADLFAQFGLGGDKKTEEEQG, from the coding sequence ATGGAAGACAACACCCAGACCCCCGCCCAGCAAGGCGGGACTCAGCCCACGACGGGCACCACCCCCAGCACCCCTACCCCCGTGGAGGAGCGCGAGTACCCCGCGATGACCATGGAGGACATCCTCGCCAGTGAGGCGCAGGAGCCCCAGAACGTCAGCCGCGGCGACATCGTCGACGGGACCATCGTGTTCATCGGCCAGGAAGGCATTGCCGTGGATATCGGCGCCAAGGTCGAAGGCATCATTCCCCTGAACCAGCTGGGCGACGAGCCCGTCACGCTGGAGCAGGCCCAGGAAATGTACAAGTCCGGCGAGCAGATCGAGGCGTACGTCGTGCGCGTCGACCTGCCCAACAGCCAGATCGTCCTGTCCAAGAAACGGGCCGATCAGGACAAGGGCTGGCGCGTCCTGGAGAAGATGCAGGAAGCCGAGGAAGCCTTCGAAGTCGAGGTGCTCGAGAAGGTCCGTGGCGGTCTGGTCGCGCAGGTCGAGGGCATCCGCGCCTTCCTGCCCGCGTCGCAGGTGGACACCCGCCGCGTGAACGACCTCGACCCCTACGTGGGCAAGCCCCTGATGGTCAAGCTCATCGAGCTGAACCGCAAGCGCAACCGCGTGATCATCAGCCACCGCGCCATCCTGGAAGCCCAGAAGGCGCAGGCCCGTGAAGCCACGGTCGGCCAGCTGGAAGCCGGCGCGCAGTTCGAAGGCGAAGTCGTCGAAATCACCGACTTCGGCGTGTTCGTGAACCTGGGCGGCATCGACGGCCTTGTTCACCGCAGCGAACTGACCTACGGCCGCTTCAACCACCCCCGCGACGTGGTCAAGGTGGGCGACAAGGTTCAGGTGCAGGTCATGGACGTGGACAACGACCGTGAACGCATCAACCTGAGCATGAAGGCCCTCACCCAGGACCCCTGGGAAGGCGCCACTGACCGCTACAGCATCGGCCAGAAGGTCACCGGCAAGGTCACGAACCTCACCAACTTCGGTGCGTTCGTCGAACTCGAAAGCGGCCTCGAAGGTCTGGTGCACGTCAGCGAGATGAGCTGGACCAAGCGCGTCCGTCACCCCAACGAAGTGATGAAGGAAGGCGACGAGGTCGAAGCCGTCATCCTGCGCATCGATCCGAAGGACCGCCGCATCAGCCTGGGTATTCGTCAGACCACGGACGATCCCTGGAGCGCCCTGCCTGACCGCTACCCGCCCGGCACCCCCGTGAAGGGCAAGATCACCGGCATGACCGACTTCGGCGTGTTCATGGAGATCGAAGAAGGCATCGAGGGCCTGATCCACATCAGCGAACTCGACCTGAACCGCGTCAACAACCCCGCCGACCTGTTCAAGAAGGGCGACGAGATCGAAGCCGTCATCCTGAACATCGACCCCGTCGAGCAGCGCGCCAGCCTCAGCCGTCGCCGCTTCCTCGGTGGCGGCGCGGCCCCCACCCAGCGTGACTACGTCAGCCAAGGTGGCGGCGCCCGCAGCGACCGCTACAGCGGTGGCCAGGGTGGTCAGCGCGGCGGTGGCCGTCGCCGTGAAGGTGGCGCCGACTACGCCTACAACGCCAAGGACGCCCAGCAGGGCGGCAAGATCAGCACCAAGCTCGGCGACGTGTACGCCGACCTGTTCGCCCAGTTCGGCCTGGGCGGCGACAAGAAGACCGAAGAAGAGCAGGGCTAA
- the ppk1 gene encoding polyphosphate kinase 1, with protein sequence MTVPAEKSLPARSVSSRGRPRRKEEPGGGDVRTHSAVANPESPFLNRELSWLAFNERVLAEARDERNPPLERLKYAAICGSNLDEFFMVRVAGVHRQIAAGVNTPGPDGLLPRETLALVRERTQSMLREIERVTRKTLRDLNAAGVRFARVSDLGKRARAQLREHYLAEIQPVLTPLVVDPSHPFPYLSNLSLNLAVLLEGGDGEDPEFARVKVPVGVLPRAVCIANTILLLEDVIAAHIGELFKGRTVLAAHAFRVTRNTDYEFEEEEAEDLLATIEDGLRRRRFGSAVRLEVMRDTPPGITAFLQERLRLAPEDIFLLDGPLGSADLMGLPVKRPDLSFPEFAPAVPDLDGDEDSGIFDTLRDGDVLLHHPYDGFTNILDFLEEASRDPQVLAIKQTLYRTGDDPRLLAALRTAAENGKQVVALIELKARFDEQRNISWARKLERAGAHVVYGVAGLKTHAKVTMIVRREDGGLRRYVHIGTGNYNAKTARLYTDLSLLSANPDLGADVAELFNHLTGYAEAEYTHLLVAPDTARTGFEALLDREAAHARDGLDAWVRVKVNQLTDPGMVEALCRAAQAGVRVELIIRGVCCLRPGVPGLSQNVRVRSLLGRYLEHARVYAFGNGGSPEVYFGSADWMSRNLDRRVEVIAPVLDDRHREAFLSILDTEWADTRGSWELNADGEYMKIPGDFSAQGTFAAARHPL encoded by the coding sequence ATGACTGTGCCTGCTGAAAAGTCCCTGCCTGCCCGTTCCGTTTCCTCTCGTGGCCGCCCGCGGCGGAAGGAGGAACCCGGAGGGGGCGACGTGCGGACCCACAGCGCGGTCGCCAACCCCGAGAGTCCGTTCCTGAACCGCGAGCTGTCGTGGCTGGCGTTCAACGAGCGGGTGCTGGCCGAGGCGCGGGACGAGCGCAACCCGCCGCTGGAGCGGCTGAAGTACGCGGCGATCTGCGGCAGCAACCTCGACGAGTTCTTCATGGTGCGCGTGGCGGGCGTGCACCGCCAGATCGCGGCGGGCGTGAACACGCCGGGCCCGGACGGCCTGCTGCCCCGCGAGACGCTGGCGCTCGTGCGGGAGCGGACGCAGAGCATGCTGCGCGAGATCGAACGGGTGACCCGCAAGACCCTGCGTGACCTGAACGCGGCGGGCGTGCGCTTCGCGCGGGTGTCGGACCTGGGCAAGCGGGCGCGGGCGCAGCTGCGCGAACATTACCTCGCGGAGATCCAGCCGGTTCTGACGCCGCTGGTCGTGGACCCCAGCCACCCGTTTCCGTACCTGAGCAACCTGAGCCTGAACCTCGCGGTGCTGCTGGAGGGCGGCGACGGGGAGGACCCGGAATTCGCGCGGGTGAAGGTGCCGGTGGGGGTGCTGCCGCGCGCGGTGTGCATCGCCAACACGATCCTGCTGCTGGAGGACGTGATCGCCGCGCACATCGGCGAACTGTTCAAGGGCCGCACCGTGCTGGCCGCGCACGCGTTCCGCGTGACCCGCAACACCGACTACGAGTTCGAGGAGGAGGAGGCCGAGGATCTGCTCGCCACCATCGAGGACGGCCTGCGGCGGCGGCGCTTCGGGTCGGCGGTGCGGCTGGAGGTCATGCGCGACACCCCGCCGGGCATCACGGCCTTCCTGCAGGAGCGGCTGCGGCTCGCGCCGGAGGATATCTTCCTGCTCGACGGCCCGCTCGGCTCGGCGGACCTGATGGGTCTGCCGGTGAAACGCCCGGACCTGAGCTTCCCGGAGTTCGCGCCCGCCGTGCCGGACCTCGACGGTGACGAGGACAGCGGCATCTTCGACACGCTGCGCGACGGGGACGTGCTGCTGCACCACCCGTACGACGGGTTCACGAACATCCTCGATTTCCTGGAGGAGGCCAGCCGTGACCCGCAGGTGCTGGCGATCAAGCAGACGCTGTACCGCACCGGGGATGATCCCCGCCTGCTCGCGGCGCTGCGCACGGCCGCGGAGAACGGCAAGCAGGTCGTGGCGCTGATCGAACTCAAGGCGCGCTTCGACGAACAGCGCAACATCTCCTGGGCGCGCAAACTGGAGCGGGCCGGGGCGCACGTCGTGTACGGCGTGGCGGGCCTGAAGACCCACGCGAAGGTCACCATGATCGTCCGCCGCGAGGACGGTGGCCTGCGCCGCTACGTGCACATCGGCACCGGGAACTACAACGCGAAGACCGCGCGGCTGTACACCGACCTGAGCCTGCTGTCCGCCAACCCGGATCTGGGCGCGGACGTCGCGGAGCTGTTCAACCACCTGACCGGCTACGCCGAAGCCGAATACACGCACCTGCTGGTCGCGCCGGACACGGCCCGCACAGGCTTCGAGGCGCTGCTGGACCGCGAGGCCGCGCACGCCCGCGACGGTCTGGACGCCTGGGTGCGCGTGAAGGTGAATCAGCTGACCGACCCGGGCATGGTCGAGGCGCTGTGCCGCGCCGCGCAGGCGGGCGTGCGGGTGGAACTGATCATCCGTGGGGTGTGCTGCCTGCGCCCGGGCGTGCCGGGCCTGTCGCAGAACGTGCGGGTGCGCAGCCTGCTGGGCCGCTACCTGGAACACGCCCGCGTGTACGCCTTCGGGAACGGCGGCAGCCCCGAGGTGTACTTCGGCAGTGCCGACTGGATGAGCCGCAACCTGGACCGCCGCGTGGAGGTGATCGCGCCCGTGCTGGACGACCGGCACCGCGAGGCGTTCCTGAGCATCCTGGACACCGAGTGGGCCGACACGCGTGGCTCGTGGGAACTGAACGCCGACGGCGAGTACATGAAGATCCCGGGGGATTTCAGCGCGCAGGGAACCTTCGCGGCGGCGCGGCACCCGCTGTAA
- a CDS encoding YqgE/AlgH family protein, translated as MSAPVTFLVASPHLRGSLFEGTVILLLEHDTKGAMGLIVNAPMTQSVQELMPELTGHPEVAWLGGPVDPTLGWCLYAQPVDMEGELRLLPGLTVSSSLDVLRAVERSGQPFMLVLGYAGWGPGQLTEEAREGTWVWVEQSTPDLLWDVPAEERWQSALDRLGVDASRIVPGGAQA; from the coding sequence ATGAGTGCGCCCGTGACGTTCCTGGTGGCCAGCCCGCACCTGCGCGGCAGCCTGTTCGAGGGAACCGTGATCCTGCTGCTGGAGCACGACACGAAGGGCGCGATGGGCTTGATCGTGAACGCGCCCATGACCCAGAGCGTGCAGGAGCTGATGCCGGAACTGACGGGGCACCCGGAGGTGGCGTGGCTGGGCGGTCCGGTGGACCCGACGCTGGGCTGGTGTCTGTACGCGCAGCCGGTGGACATGGAGGGCGAACTGCGCCTTCTGCCGGGCCTGACGGTGTCCAGTAGTCTGGATGTGCTGCGGGCGGTGGAGCGTAGCGGGCAGCCGTTCATGCTGGTGCTGGGGTACGCCGGGTGGGGTCCGGGCCAGCTGACCGAGGAGGCGCGCGAGGGGACGTGGGTGTGGGTGGAACAGTCCACGCCGGATCTGCTGTGGGATGTGCCCGCCGAGGAGCGTTGGCAGTCGGCGCTGGACCGCCTGGGTGTGGACGCCTCGCGGATCGTGCCGGGCGGCGCACAGGCGTAA